CAGGCTGGGGGTGGTACTTTCTCGTCGGCGACGGGGCCATGCTAGAGCAAGCCCTCGTACAGTATGCCCTGAGCGTGGCCAGGAGCAAAGGCTGGAAGGTAGTGGCGCCGCCGTCACTGGTCTATACGCACATCGCCTCCGCATGCGGCTTCCAGCCACGAGATCAGAACGGCGAGCAGCAAGTCTATGCCATTGAGCAGTCAGAGAAAGACAGGGCTAAGCCACAACTCGCTCTAGCTGGAACTGCAGAGATCCCACTAGCTGGTATGAAAGCCAATACCGTCTTGAACGAGTCTGAACTTCCTCTCAAGACAGTCGGTGTGAGCAGATGCTACAGAGCCGAAGCTGGTGCTCGAGGAGCGGATACAAAGGGCTTGTACCGCGTACACGAGTTCACCAAAGTCGAGATGTTTGCTTGGACGGCACCAGACCAGGCCGGAGATGATCACTTCACTGCAACGGATGCCTCGAGTTCAGAGACGGTCTTCGAGGAGATGCTGGGCATGCAGCACGAGATTCTTAGTGCGCTCGGTCTTCACTGCCGCATCCTGGAGATGCCCACGACCGACCTCGGTGCGAGTGCGATCAGGAAACGCGATATCGAGGCATTCTTCCCGTCTCGACGGTCGATCGACGACGGCTGGGGTGAAGTGACGTCGACATCGATGTGCACAGACTACCAGAGTCGACGACTGCACACTCGCCTGCGCACTGCAAACGCCAACAAGCTGGAATTCCCTTTCACACTGAACGGCACGGCGCTCGCAGTGCCGCGGGTGCTGGCAGCCATCTTGGAAAATCATTGGAACGAAGAGAGCGCAACTATCAAGATACCGCCGGTCTTGCAGCCGTTCATGGGAGGGCAGACTACGATCGCAAAACAAGTGTAGCACCGGAATTGTGTCGACGGAAGCACGTGTACGATACTGTCCATACCCACTGTATATTATCGAAGGCGACGACCATCAAGACGCAGGAGGTGTGCCTGTTTGCAACAATGCACCGATGGCCCACACCTGACCACACCTGCCCTGCATTTGCCGTCACGTCGTCCAGTCGCGTGGCGCGCCTGTGCGGTGCACGGTTTCGCCGCCGAGGCTGATTCAAGATCAGAGCGGTGGCCGGCCATCGATTGGCTGCGAGCGGTTGAGCATGCATGGGATCACTGCATGCAGCGAGCAAGAACAGGTGCGCGCGCCACACCCACTCCTGGGCGACGCAGCACGTCTGCTGAAACGCTTCTCTGCCCTGTCTCCTCAAAAGCGAGCAGCTCGTCAGTCTGCGCGTGTTCCCGCTGGTCCACTTGCACTTCCATGCCGTGCCAGTGTTGGTGGGGTCTTCGTCTTGAGTGGGCCTAGACTAGCGGACCAGCCTTCTCTGCTATCAACAAACATCCTTGAGCCGCACCAACAAGCCGGCGCCGTGCAGCCACCTCCCACCTCTTTCGACGCGCCCCTCCTTGCTGTCGAGGTGTGACAAGCCTCCAGCCATCTCGGCCGTCGCAGCGTGAGGGCGCATCGTGAAGTCGACCAACACTGTCTGTACCAGCGCCAGCGCCAACGCCAACACCGACACTCACACCACTTGTCGCACTCGCTGTCTCCGTCGCCGTtgcagtcgcagtcgcagtcgcagcgCATGGTTTCCTACCCAGACTCCCAGGTTGGGAGCGCCGTCAGCGCCGAGCGCTCCAGCTCGCTCACCATCCGCCGTCCGCCCTCGGCCGCCTCGCATTCCTCACGCACATCCACCATCCGGCGACACCGCCCACACCGCTCGGGCGGGTCCAGCTACGGAGGGAGCAGCGTCGGGCCGCAAAACGAGTTTCCAGTCTTTACACACACGGGCGATGTCGAAATCCTAGTCAGCAACGGGCGCAAGGAGAACCGCTACCTGCTGCACAAGCTGATCCTCACGCAATGCTCGGGCTTCTTCGAGGCTGGCACCAGCGAGGAGTGGTCGGGCGCTGCAGAGTGCAGTGTGGCGCAGAACATGAGCGCAGCCGCGCTGGCCAGGAATCCCTCAGGCTCGCGGCAGGATAGGAAGAGATGGCGCTACGAGCTGGACTggggcggcggcgacgacgacctGCCCATGCTGGTGCAAAAGGTGCGACCAAGCCATCCACTAGACGCGAATGCACACTGACAAGGCGCAGAGAGCCCAGCCCGCACTCAGCACAATGTTCAGCGGCGATGGCACACACCCACCTCCCGCGCGCAACAAGCCTATAGCCCCTTCGTCAGGCTTCCTCCGCAGCATGACCAACATCTCCACCGCCCAACTCTCCACCTCGACGCCCGCTCCCACACCCGCCGATCCTGACGACTCCACCTTCCGCGACTACGACAACCTCTTCCGCATCTTCTACAACTACGCACCCGCCCTGGACGCTATAAACATTGCAAACGCTTATGTGGAGTGCAAGGCATTGCTGCAATTGGCCGACATGTATGACGCTATCGGCGTCATAGGCCCGAGGGTTGACCACCACTTGCTGAGGTTTCAGGGACGGCTGTGGAAGCAGATCGCAAAGTACCCGCCGAGCTACCTCAAACTCGGCTACATGGCGCGATCCAAGGCTATTTTCGCAGAAGCCATGGTCCACGTTGTCGGGCAGTGGCCTGCCGCTCTCCCACAACTTCGAAATCAGGTCCCAGACGCAGTGCTAGATCTAATAGAAGACAAGGTTGAGGACATGGACGAGCTGAAGAGCAAAATTGAGGTCAAGCTGTTCAGACTAAGCTTGACAACAAGTCGAGGCGAGCGCGTAAGCCCGAGCAGCAACTGGCTCGACTGGATGGCCGTGTCGCTCTTCCGCCAGTGGCTCGCTGAAAACACGACGCCGCCGCCAGCTCCGATCCTCAAAAGCCCTCGCAACGGCCCCGCGACACCGCGTCCAGATCTCTCCGCCAACTTCAACACGGGGCGCGTCTTCCGACTCCTGGGTCAAGGTGGGCCCAGCTATCTCAACCACGACGAGTGCAAGCGTTTCCTCCGCCTGCAGCACGACCAGTACAACCGTGAGAACCTGAAGCGCTTCGAGCGGCGCATCGAGGAGGTCAAGAACAAGGCAAAGGACGCTGTCAAACCCCTCATGCGCAACTTCCTCGAACTAGACCTCAGGGAGGGAGGACTGCCGTATTTGACCTGCACGCGCGTAGATCCGCAGGATTTTCCGTGGGACGAGATATAGCTAGGTCCGAGATTGAAAGGCTGATGCACGAATACGACGAGATGACGATGATGGTGATTCTATGGCAGGACGCGTCTTCACACACGAAGATATTGGTTTACGTTGTTTAGATTGGGATTGGGATTGGGATTGTTTTGGCGCCAGATACCCTTGGATGTTCATATTGGCTTTGTCtttggctggctggctggctggcttgtacgcacgcacgcacatATTCGCtgctttttttttttgctttttcttttcttgtTTGATGATTCTTCATGAGTGATGATAggagacgagacgagacggAATGGAGTGGAGTGGAATGGAACGAGATGGAATGAGATGGGATGACTTCATCATTACCGCGGAAGGAAGGAATCGAGCTAGATACTGATGCTGTGCAGACTTGATGGGACGGAAATGGAAGGAATGGGAATCAGATGCAATATAGCTTGTAGTAAtcatacacacacacacttACGTGTACGCTAGCCGGCCGTTCTTCTCCAATTCTAGATTTACCGCTGCTGCTGGTCGGAGCTGAAACAGCAGTGTGCAAAGGAAGGGTGGTGGTTTGGAAGAGAGATGTGAGGATTGGAGACTGGGGATTGGGTTTGGTGGATGGGGAGGTGGGCAGACATATGCTTGATTTCGATTATGAAAAGGGGGTCACTGAGACACTGCAGCTAATGGCGTTGTTGTGAAGATGGAAAGTGAGATGGAAATGCTGTTGGGTATAGATAAGGCTAAGTGGGCTAAAGAGGAAGAAAGGAAAGGATAGAACTAGAACGAGACCATGGCAGATCAGCCAGCGCCTCGTCCCCTAGCCCTTCCTCTCCCGCTCGCTGTTCTGGCCATGGGTACACTGCCACCGTGGCCGGATGTGCTGCTCTCTACGTACCGCCCCAATGGTGTGCTTCCCCCGGCGTCGCTGTACCCAGCCATACTACTCTGCGCGCTCATTGGCACGCCGCCCATTGCTCCAACTTCGAGGTGAGGCACTACGGTCCGGACGTGGCTTGTGATCTCATTGACTGGCTCCTGAAACCCTGGTGGTTGGATTTGATAGTCTCTTGCTTTGATTGGCTGACATGCCGCCTGTAGCAGCCTTTCGTTGAGCTCGTCGTCTGGTTGTGCTTCTCTTAGCATCAGCTTCAAATCTTGGTCTACATCTTGCGGCGCAAGAGGTGGTGGTGTGGGCGCCGAGGCGTTGACTTTCTGAAAGATCTTGGCGTCGAGGACGAAAGGCGGGTTGTATATGAACGGTATTTGGCCGTTTGTTATTGACGTTGTTGAGCGCGTGGCGCCGCGTGTTGCATGCGGGTTGGACGAGACTTGGCGAGCCATGTCTGTAGCGCCAGGAACTTCGTCTGAGTCCTGGTCTGCATCGGGGAGATCACCATTCTCGGAGGCGTGGTCGCCGTTGGTCTGGGCGTGCCCGTTAGTCGTGGCTTCGGTGTTGGAGGCTTCGTTCGGCCTCATCTTGGCGAAGAAGTGGGAGGCTGCATTCGTCGCCTTGGTCATGGCCAtattaagttccttttcGGTGAAGAGACGGTCGAGGGAGTAGGCAGAGGCCTCGAATTGTGTGTGCATGGTGCGTGCCTTGGCTTCGCGGTAGGGCGAGGCATTGCCTGCTTCGACGTTGCGGCCAGAGGGGCCCGGCGAGTCGATCTCATTCTCATCAAACAGTTTGCGTTTGCGCGACTTCTCTGCCGCTACTGCGGCCTCTTCAGCCTCCCCTCCAAACTTATGTCCTGTTCGTCTGGTCTTGCGCGGAGCTTGTGGCCCACCCGGGCTGGCGGGGTGGCCGATGCTGAACTGGTTGGGGTGCAGGAGCATGGCGTTGCTGTCGGAGATGTCGAGCTGCTCCTTCTCACGCCTCAGCTTGTTGGAGCGCTGCTGTATGCTTGCCATGAGGCGTTCGCGAACGGTGGCTGCAAGGTATTTGTGCTCCTCCTCTGCGATCCTGACCTTGTACAGATGCGAGTTTTCGATTTCG
The Ascochyta rabiei chromosome 9, complete sequence DNA segment above includes these coding regions:
- a CDS encoding Serine--tRNA ligase, with protein sequence MPGTARRAFTKPAFAPKPIIDIKHIRQAPGLYEQNCIDRNYAAHSKNSWRIIELHEQWLALQQSARDLRSRNKQLRDQIAKGGAEREKALGEAKAMKAELSQIEAKETQLQDEIEGLAQDLPNLSSTHTPVGNNAALIDYIGEHPEPDPSKPTRMWKSHVDIGQQLGILDFAGASQTSGWGWYFLVGDGAMLEQALVQYALSVARSKGWKVVAPPSLVYTHIASACGFQPRDQNGEQQVYAIEQSEKDRAKPQLALAGTAEIPLAGMKANTVLNESELPLKTVGVSRCYRAEAGARGADTKGLYRVHEFTKVEMFAWTAPDQAGDDHFTATDASSSETVFEEMLGMQHEILSALGLHCRILEMPTTDLGASAIRKRDIEAFFPSRRSIDDGWGEVTSTSMCTDYQSRRLHTRLRTANANKLEFPFTLNGTALAVPRVLAAILENHWNEESATIKIPPVLQPFMGGQTTIAKQV